GATGTATTCACATTGTTCTTCTTGGCATAGTCTGAGAGTATGAGATCTCTAAGAGCAACCTCTACCTGCCACATGAAGATGATAGGAAAACTCATCACATCAAAGAAATGCATGAATATATATTGACAGAATGGcatttttttatcggtaaacaagattttattagtcataagaataggcaagagcccacGTATACAGGACATATATAAGAGCAATGCCTAAgcgtgctagtttagtgatacaatGAATTCATGAAAAgccatgccatgaaaatcaattaattacaatcaatcatagtagtgaattgaaaaataagtttctaagctcatccattgaccgcCCTAGAATTGAAACCGGGTAAACATTAGGCTATTTGCCATTAGAGGAATACACACACACGGATGAATGaatatttattgatagaagGCATTTTGCATTGAATCCATGTAATCATTAGGCTATTGCTGCTAGATGAACACATACACAATCCACTGTTCCCATTTTTCTGTGACCCAACATGCAAAAGGTATGTCATTAGAGTGAGTGTGCTTTACTGATACAATCAAAAGTAATAGGTAAGCCATTACAACAATGGGGTTGGTTACCTTCATCCATTGATCATCATTGAGAGAAGGCCAGATGTGGTGAGGCTCAGTAATGATTGTTTTGTCGGGCTTTAGTAACATCTTTGCCTTCTCATTATTCACATGAAGTGCACGCAGGATCAAAATGAGCCGGGAGAATGCAGTATACGAAGAAATACTTTTCAACCAATCATCATAAATGTTGAAAAGAACCATTTGTGGCTCTGTAGCCTTCAAAATCAGATCACCAAATTTTTCAATCTTCAAGCATGCCTGGAAAGGAAGCTGCAGCTCACTTCCTTTAATAACTATGTTGGGAAAATCCAGCAAGTGAACCTCCAATGGGTCCAGCATTCCTTTACGAGTCACTATAATTTGCTTTGGTTGTTCTTCAACTGGCAAAGACCGCACAAGAGCAGCAACTTCTTCTGCTGTTTTCCACTTGGCTAACTGACCAAGACGCTTCTGTCCTGCCCAGACACTTGTGTGGATGACCTGCAAAGAAATCAATGAATCTGAATCTCAACTAAAGAGAGAAATTACTTTCAAAAAaccattagaaaataaaaaagacaaaaaatagacCTTGAGAAACAGCTGTCCGGTCCTTGGATTGAATATAAAGATGGCCCCATTGATTGGTTTCGTTGTAAGATTTCCTTCAAATGTCTTGTGGATAGTAACCCGATATACATTAGTGTCGTCAACAAACCATATTATTTGGTTGCTGAAGATCTCTCCATAATTCTGGGATGACAAATAGGGCTCAGTGGGCTCAGAAGAATACAACTGTAAACCTTTCCTTATCCGCTCCCTCAATACATATAAGGCTGGATTTGACTGCATATCCACCAAGAACCATTATTGAGTACCTATGTCTATcacagattttataaaataatcaaagaatACATGAACctaaaattgaattgagaaCCTTCATGATCTTATTCATTGCCTGCTGGAGCAGAGGCTTTGACCCAGGAAACCAATTGCCAAATGCAGAATGCAAGTTATAGGCCAAATCAAGTCCAATCATCACACCTGCATGAAAAATCCCATGATGATTATTTCAAGCTTTAAAACAGAAACATCTAGAGGTGTAAAGCAAAAGTCAATAAAAACATACCAGTAGGAGATGGATATATAGACATGTTGTCTGTTGTATAATCCATAAATTTGGCCCGGGTGTATCGCTCAATATCGTGAGAGTCATAATCACCCCAACGGAGTTGCACATCTATCCAGTACTTGTTGCTTGCTTTCTGATCAAACACATCCTTTGGCTCGGCCACAAGACTAGGTTTTGACATTGGCCATCTATGAGCAGCAAAGAGAAGAATGTCTGCACAAGAGCTGTTCATTTTGTAACTCTTCCTTGGATGTATTGTTTCCTTCTGCACAGTTTCAATTTCCAAAGCATCCAACTCCTGATCCAAAACTTGACACAGATCCATGACAACACTCTCATGTATCTTTTGCCATAAATGAGCACGGAATATCTGAATCAGCGAAATCTTTAAGGTAGGGATCTTCCCGTGCATGAAGATGCCAGTTAGATCCAACTGGACTTGGAAACCCACATAAACATTTGCTCTATTTATTGTAGGTGACCACCAAAGAGTGAACCTACGGTTAGGGATCTGGTTGAGACCAGATCTCTGAGCATTTGTCAGCTTTTTATACTTCATTGATTCCTCAAAGCCTGACGCCTTTTCCCAGAAGAGTCCTTCCCAAGTTGGAAAGCtaaaaatcaaataagaaaattcaggcccggtttggatatttggatacacaaaacatctcatctcatctcatcattacaactttcccaaactcccacgcaaaatataataaataattcaactttttcaaatctcaaaataaaaattatattttaacaatattttaatcaactttcaagaaaatatctcatttcatctgaactgcgtaaccaaacaaggcctcAATCAAAAACTAgtcccccccccctctctcctaAAGGAGATCACTGAATTATGAATTGAAGACTGCAACTCAACTCTGTCAAGATTATATACTACAGTGCAATGAAATTTGACAAGACCAAAGCTATAGAGGACAAAAAGTGCTCCGATGTGCACTAACCAACAAGATTATATAAGCCATTTGTCTCTTTCACTATCCCCATTGTATTAGCAGACTAATGGAAAATGGCTAAACAGGCCTAAACTGGTGACAACTAATCAGAACAAACTTGTAAAACAGTATACTTACTATGTTCCTTTGAATAAGGTATGCTCAAGAATTCCCTCAACACCTCCCAAAGCTTGAATGACATCAGTTCGATAGTTGTTCAAGTTCCAAAGTTTCCCGTCATGCCTCTGGTGTGTCCACCAGAAAGGGTTCTGTTTTAGAACTTGGTACTGCTTGAAGTCAGTGCGCACCCTCCATCCTTTGTCATATGCCAAAGTATGTCGATCCTTCTGAAACAAAGTATTTATCCGAGGAATTCCCCTGTCCCATGAATCCTGTCAAGAGAATTAAGCAAGACATTAGGATGACGAAATTTTGTACAAAGGCCtaattatacatataaaaaagtgCCACCCACTTCCAAATCTTCGAGGGTCAAACGCCTATTTTGTGCCTGAGCTTCCTGTCTCTTTAGTGCATACTCTGCCCACACACGCTGTGAATCTATGAACTCACTCTCCCATGGCTGTCAAGTAAACAGCAAGACGGTGAAAAACAGCAAAGTAAACACAGGCACACtacatacacaaaaaataaaagtctgAATTTACTTGTATATATCGATAAAGATTGGGAATTAGCTGGTCCTCTTCATGACTCATTCCACTCCTAAAGTGAGTTACACCAACGTCAGTCTGCTGACTGTAACGGAGGTCACTCTGTGGAATCAATATGTGACCCATGGAAAGCATCCCAAGTCCTCCGATTTCCTTTGGAGTGTAGAAAATGACAGGCGGGAACCTGAAAGCAAATTGAGATTAGGAATAGCAGATTGAGTTTCAACAatatttaagttttgaaaacttCAACTAGATAATGTTTTTCCTTGTGCAaccacaaaattaaataaatgtacCTGCTAGGCATCTTTGAGTTCAACCCAATCTTTATACGGGTCTGgattttattttcacatttaaCCAGCAAATCCAACAGTTCTTGAGTATGTACAGTGGCTTCACGGAAATAAGTCATGAGACCTATTGAAAACAAGAACCCTTTATAATTTATCCTCATGATGTCAAAATAGGTTTACAAGGCAgaataaaattctcaaaatatacCTATCAGGGCTGTATTCCATTTATTGACAATTTTTGTAAATGTAGTAGATCCAGAAGACATTAGAATCTGCCTCACACGATTCTCAAACACCTTCATGTGTTCATCATCAACCCGCAAGAAAGCAACAGCAGTCCGTTCTTTGGTCTGTTCATTCTGCAGATTCCAAACACCATCTCTTGTATTGCTGAATGCTTCTTGGGTCATTCTTATTTTAGGAAGTATCCGAACTTCAAATCCACACCTATAGGTCAAATAAGAAATGATTCAGAAACAATTCCATTCCCCATAAAACGAACATCACAATCATAACCTGAAAAGCCTAGGGAGGCTAAAGCAGCATGAAGATAAATCTAAGATTCATACACAATTACAGGACTACTAGCCAAAATAATTacctacttatcaaaaaggGGATCTAAAGGTTAAGACACCTCTCCCATACGATCATATCCATCACATGACAAAGGCCAATTATATATGcagaaaataatgaattaaaaaaagggACGCAAAATTTATGTATGACGTGAATGTTTTTGTTAAGTATGTCTCGGAGGTAAATAAATCTGGATcgactaattattttttgttttggttcacAATTTAAGTCCGTCTATGAAAAACATCCAGCAGTTGCAGCTTCGGAGATGAAAAGCAGCAAAACTGGTGCATGGGAAATACCGgataccaacaaatccaaatattccaagaaaaattttgtatatgatcTTTGCTGGAAAACATAGGTCCAAAGCAGgtaacatatcataacatatacacaaAAGATGAAGCAACTAAATAGATGGATGACATACATGCTGAAGAGCAAATTCGGATTATCCTTGCTGTAAACTGATACAAAGCTGTTCTCCCACTCCAACGTTGTGATACTTCGAGGAAGACGATTCTTCATATCCCAGAAAACACTCCTCCCAAGATTTACTgaggaaaatttaaaaacagaccaataaagtcattttttgcATCTCAAGAAATCCAACTCATTCTTTTAAGATAACGTTTACCATAGCAACTTTAGATTAGAAGTAAGAAAGAATAAACTACCATCATGTTTCATGAGCCTCATTCTTGCATCTCTGGGCCAGCACTTCTTATTGTTATATCCAACCATATTTTCATTGTTAGGATCAGGATGCTCAGTAAGATATCGCTGAATAAGGTCTCGAGCCTCTTCATGGGTGAAGCGGAATAATATATGGACCCTGTCTATGTATCGGGAATACAGCCGAATAGGGTGCCGTGTCTCAACTTTCGTGTCCCAATAAGTAATGAACTCATTAGGCATCTGGGGTGGACCAGCAATCTCACTGGCTCGAGTCAATCCAAGGAGCAAGAGATCCAGCACAAGTCCATAATACTGTACAACAAAAGAAGCAAACTGGAGACCACGTATAAGACCGTATGAGTTTGTGTGACTCATATCCTTGTAAGACAACACAACATTGTTCTTAGCAGTGACATAATCTGCGATGTTGTGGTCAAGAACCAACCTCAAGAGCCTGCAACACAGCAAAGTAAAGAaacattatttaataaaaatatccatCTTTACAGTCAAAAAAGCACCAACCTTGTACTCACCTGTTTAACATTGTCAAGTCAATCTTCTCAAAGAACTTCTCGAACTTTGTCTGCAGCATCACAACACATTGCCCTTCACTCGTGTCCCATACACCTTGTAAATTGTTTATACCCTGACACCATTTATAAACCAAAAGTGGGGGAGGCTCTGAATCTGCAGGCTTGATCCAGTTTGGAAAGAGATGGCGTTTGTCACCTTCATACCATAAATATTGATCAAGATACGCATCCGTAATCTTCTCAAGAGGCTCAATCTCATAAACTGGAATGAGATAGCTGTACAAATCCATGAACTCTATTCCAacctgaaaaaacaaaaagttcagTTCCTCCTACACTGTGAAGCCCAAAGGTCAGAATCAACTCATTCTTGATCATTGACAAACCTCCTTGAAAGCACGCTGAGTGAGCAGGTGACGCTTAATTCGCGACAGTGCTTCATGTGGATTATCATAAGCTTGTTCAATGAGACCCAACTCTTCCCTCTGAAGCTGGTTTAATCTCACAGCCACACTGTAAGATTCTTTCAACCTCTCCAGAGCTAGAATAAGTAGTTTTGTATCATGCTTATATGACAATGGAGGGAATGGAATGGGAGAAAACTTTCTTGACTCCAACCAATGCACTGTCGTCGTATAAATGGCAACTGCTTCTTCTGGTGTAACATATGGACCGTCTTTCAAATAATTGTGTTGTCGTTCCTACAAGAAGGGAAAATGGAAATTGAAAGATAACTAAGCGAGGGAATAAAAACATCTATTAGAATACaattcaggaaaaaaataaagaggctGTGAAGGTCATCTTTTGTAGTTCTCCCTAGGTGTTttacacgaaaaaaaaaatgaagaatttggTATGGGAACCTGCTCTGCTTTAAGCCAAAGGCGAGTCAGTCTCCCAAGGTTCTTCCGACAAACTGTCTTATCAACCGTCGCTCCTCTTTTTATACGCTCACGATTATAGTGAGCAACATTCGTCCACCAGTCTGCTTTTGATTTGACGTAACGAAGAATCATGTTCTCAATGGGAACCGGCAAACCTGGAACCTTCCAGGGAATGTTTGCTTTCCAACATCGCCACGCCTCACTGAGATGCTGCAATATAACTCTAGCTTTATTCTGCTTGATGCCCTCTGCATTCCAATGATACAATTTTAGAGACACAAATCAAGTAGACTAGATCAACCAGAAAATCAGATCAAAGGAAACACAAGCCAAAAAAGAACAGAATTTTGTTCAATCAAAGATTACCTGGCATGGCATCAAGAACATCATGCATAACAGCTGCTCGAAGCTCCAAATCAAAATGGCTTTCAACACGTTGCTTAGTAACAGTCTTTGCCACTCCTTTTGAATGGCGCCCTTCAAATTGACGCGCAAGTAAATTACCTAACCACCGTTCGAGGAGTGGCACTATACCACGAAGAAAGAACAACCACACCCTCCACATTGGTGCCCAAAACCCACATCCAGGTCCTTTCCCAACAGGACCAGTGTTGAACCGATAATAAATCAAGTGTTTTAAGTCTTTGCACATTCTGATCTGCCGCATAAGCCTGTACTTATATCGGTACATCCCAGTCAGTTGACCAACATGAGAGAATGTATATTGCAAACCATCAGC
Above is a genomic segment from Juglans microcarpa x Juglans regia isolate MS1-56 chromosome 1D, Jm3101_v1.0, whole genome shotgun sequence containing:
- the LOC121257644 gene encoding pre-mRNA-processing-splicing factor 8A, producing the protein MWNNGQIAPPGTTGSSIPPPPAAQPSYTVLPSPAEAEARLEEKARKWQQLNSKRYSDKRKFGFVETQKEDMPPEHVRKIIKDHGDMSSKKYRHDKRVYLGALKFIPHAVYKLLENMPMPWEQVRDVKILYHISGAITFVNEIPWVVEPIYLAQWGSMWIMMRREKRDRRHFKRMRFPPFDDEEPPLDYADNLLDVDPLEPIQLELDEEEDSAVCTWFYDHKPLVKTKLINGPSYRKWHLSLPIMATLHRLAGQLLSDLIDRNYFYLFDMESFFTAKALNMCIPGGPKFEPLYRDMEKGDEDWNEFNDINKLIIRSPLRTEYRIAFPHLYNNRPRKVKLCVYHTPMIMYIKTEDPDLPAFYYDPLIHPITSTNKERHEKKSRDEEDDDDFALPEGVEPFLNDTQLYTDTTAAGVSLLFAPRPFNMRSGRMRRAEDIPLVSEWYKEHCPPSYPVKVRVSYQKLLKCFVLNELHHRPPKAQKKKHLFRSLQATKFFQTTELDWAEAGLQVCKQGYNMLNLLIHRKNLNYLHLDYNFNLKPVKTLTTKERKKSRFGNAFHLCREILRLTKLVVDANIQFRLGNVDAFQLADGLQYTFSHVGQLTGMYRYKYRLMRQIRMCKDLKHLIYYRFNTGPVGKGPGCGFWAPMWRVWLFFLRGIVPLLERWLGNLLARQFEGRHSKGVAKTVTKQRVESHFDLELRAAVMHDVLDAMPEGIKQNKARVILQHLSEAWRCWKANIPWKVPGLPVPIENMILRYVKSKADWWTNVAHYNRERIKRGATVDKTVCRKNLGRLTRLWLKAEQERQHNYLKDGPYVTPEEAVAIYTTTVHWLESRKFSPIPFPPLSYKHDTKLLILALERLKESYSVAVRLNQLQREELGLIEQAYDNPHEALSRIKRHLLTQRAFKEVGIEFMDLYSYLIPVYEIEPLEKITDAYLDQYLWYEGDKRHLFPNWIKPADSEPPPLLVYKWCQGINNLQGVWDTSEGQCVVMLQTKFEKFFEKIDLTMLNRLLRLVLDHNIADYVTAKNNVVLSYKDMSHTNSYGLIRGLQFASFVVQYYGLVLDLLLLGLTRASEIAGPPQMPNEFITYWDTKVETRHPIRLYSRYIDRVHILFRFTHEEARDLIQRYLTEHPDPNNENMVGYNNKKCWPRDARMRLMKHDVNLGRSVFWDMKNRLPRSITTLEWENSFVSVYSKDNPNLLFSMCGFEVRILPKIRMTQEAFSNTRDGVWNLQNEQTKERTAVAFLRVDDEHMKVFENRVRQILMSSGSTTFTKIVNKWNTALIGLMTYFREATVHTQELLDLLVKCENKIQTRIKIGLNSKMPSRFPPVIFYTPKEIGGLGMLSMGHILIPQSDLRYSQQTDVGVTHFRSGMSHEEDQLIPNLYRYIQPWESEFIDSQRVWAEYALKRQEAQAQNRRLTLEDLEDSWDRGIPRINTLFQKDRHTLAYDKGWRVRTDFKQYQVLKQNPFWWTHQRHDGKLWNLNNYRTDVIQALGGVEGILEHTLFKGTYFPTWEGLFWEKASGFEESMKYKKLTNAQRSGLNQIPNRRFTLWWSPTINRANVYVGFQVQLDLTGIFMHGKIPTLKISLIQIFRAHLWQKIHESVVMDLCQVLDQELDALEIETVQKETIHPRKSYKMNSSCADILLFAAHRWPMSKPSLVAEPKDVFDQKASNKYWIDVQLRWGDYDSHDIERYTRAKFMDYTTDNMSIYPSPTGVMIGLDLAYNLHSAFGNWFPGSKPLLQQAMNKIMKSNPALYVLRERIRKGLQLYSSEPTEPYLSSQNYGEIFSNQIIWFVDDTNVYRVTIHKTFEGNLTTKPINGAIFIFNPRTGQLFLKVIHTSVWAGQKRLGQLAKWKTAEEVAALVRSLPVEEQPKQIIVTRKGMLDPLEVHLLDFPNIVIKGSELQLPFQACLKIEKFGDLILKATEPQMVLFNIYDDWLKSISSYTAFSRLILILRALHVNNEKAKMLLKPDKTIITEPHHIWPSLNDDQWMKVEVALRDLILSDYAKKNNVNTSALTQSEIRDIILGAEITPPSQQRQQIAEIEKQAKEASQLTAVTTRTTNVHGDELIVTTTSPYEQAAFGSKTDWRVRAISATNLYLRVNHIYVNSEDIKETGYTYIMPKNILKKFICIADLRTQIAGYLYGVSPPDNPQVKEIRCIAMPPQWGTHQQVNLPAALPEHDFLNDLEPLGWMHTQPNELPQLSPQDLTSHAKILENNKQWDGEKCIVLTCSFTPGSCSLTAYKLTPSGYEWGRVNKDTGSNPHGYLPTHYEKVQMLLSDRFLGFYMIPDNGPWNYNFMGVKHAPSMKYGVKLGAPREYYHEDHRPTHFLEFSNLEEGETITVGDREDTFS